One Megalops cyprinoides isolate fMegCyp1 chromosome 23, fMegCyp1.pri, whole genome shotgun sequence genomic region harbors:
- the creb3l2 gene encoding cyclic AMP-responsive element-binding protein 3-like protein 2, giving the protein MEILDSGEPFLHWDRNLSELSEPGENDNVVYNTHFTELLDDLSQEALLGQLLSDPFLSGRGEAMDTEEELTPASPAPPPIQAEHSYSLSGDSRPQSPLSHLPEPGSDAGESDGEDWAMESEEKGLKMDPLLCDPPSLLPTLSLSLAPEGHASQPAAPQGLSLPILLSQSTQVKIIKVKEDSEGFSPKIKLEPHEVDQFLNLSPRGLESLQLPPTPPSSHGSDSEGSQSPTRPSGASSPAQMPTQAVLKVAPRAPSSLSNSPLLTAPHKLQGSGPLLLTEEEKRTLIAEGYPVPTKLPLSKAEEKALKKIRRKIKNKISAQESRRKKKEYMDALEKKVETCSNENSELRRKVETLECTNKSLLQQLHSLQAVVAGKVPRSCRVTGTQTSTCLMVVVLCFAVFLGSFYQGLGPCSSITKTGLSKELTMQESYTATVKSRSLLGYEDRSGLDEPHPSGLGGEYPEQWDRQVDVMATWRSQQQQQLEQQAERRRAESQPQFTHSNESHVQKPILIDLHSHRSLELQSNESMKVIDLERTVNETF; this is encoded by the exons CACTTCACAGAGCTCCTGGATGACCTATCCCAGGAGGCCTTGCTGGGCCAGCTGCTGAGCGACCCCTTCCTGTCGGGGCGGGGCGAGGCcatggacacagaggaggagctgacCCCAGCGTCCCCGGCACCCCCTCCCATTCAGGCAGAGCACAGCTACTCCCTGAGTGGAGACTCCCGGCCACAGTCCCCTCTGTCACACCTGCCCGAGCCAGGGAGCGATGCAG GGGAGTCCGACGGCGAGGACTGGGCCATGGAGTCCGAGGAGAAGGGACTGAAGATGGACCCGCTCCTGTGCGACCCTCCATCCCTGCTGCCCACGCTGTCCCTCAGCCTGGCCCCCGAGGGCCACGCCTCCCAGCCCGCTGCCCCCCAgggcctctccctccccatcctGCTCTCCCAGTCCACACAGGTCAAGATCATAAAG GTGAAGGAGGACAGTGAGGGATTCAGCCCCAAAATCAAGCTGGAGCCCCACGAGGTGGACCAGTTCCTCAACCTGTCCCCCAGAG GTCTGGAGTCCCTGCAGCTCCCCCCGACACCTCCCAGCTCTCACGGCAGCGACTCGGAGGGCAGCCAGAGCCCCACGCGGCCCAGCGGCGCCTCCAGCCCTGCGCAGATGCCGACGCAGGCTGTCCTGAAGGTGGCGCCACgggccccctcctccctctccaacTCCCCCCTGCTCACCGCTCCCCAT AAGCTGCAGGGCTCTGGGCCCCTCCTGCtgacggaggaggagaaaaggacGCTTATCGCGGAGGGCTATCCCGTACCCACCAAACTGCCTCTGTCCAAGGCTGAGGAGAAGGCCCTGAAGAAGATCCGCAGAAAGATCAAGAACAAG ATCTCTGCTCAGGAGAGCCGAAGAAAGAAGAAGGAGTACATGGACGCGCTGGAGAAAAA GGTGGAGACATGCTCCAATGAGAACAGTGAGCTGCGCAGGAAAGTGGAGACTCTGGAGTGCACCAACAA GTCCCTCCTGCAGCAGTTACACTCTCTGCAAGCAGTTGTGGCAGGGAAAGTGCCCCGGTCCTGCAGAGTGACAGGCACTCAGACCTCCACCTGTCTCATG GTGGTggtgctgtgttttgctgtgttcctGGGCAGTTTCTACCAGGGCCTGGGCCCCTGCTCCTCCATCACCAAGACAGGCCTGTCCAAAGAGCTCACAATGCAGGAGTCCTACACGGCTACCG TGAAGTCGAGGAGCCTGCTGGGGTACGAGGATCGCAGCGGCCTGGATGAGCCACACCCCTCCGGGCTGGGCGGGGAGTACCCAGAGCAGTGGGACAGACAGGTGGACGTCATGGCGACCTGGAggtcccagcagcagcagcagctggagcagcaggcagagaggcGCAGGGCGGAGTCCCAGCCGCAGTTCACCCACAGCAACGAGTCACACGTGCAGAAGCCCATTCTCATAgacctgcactcacacag atCACTGGAGCTCCAGAGCAATGAGAGTATGAAGGTGATAGACCTGGAGAGGACAGTGAATGAAACTTTCTGA